A single window of Vigna unguiculata cultivar IT97K-499-35 chromosome 1, ASM411807v1, whole genome shotgun sequence DNA harbors:
- the LOC114171262 gene encoding auxin-induced protein AUX28-like — MEVGLNNDNMAFEETELRLGLPGGNAEELLRKRGFSETQTQDHTATVDLMLNLSSKEPAPGPDPSHKHSDNTLLPADPAKPPAKAQVVGWPPVRSFRKNMLAVQKSIGEESEKNNSPNASFVKVSMDGAPYLRKVDLKMYKSYRELSDSLGKMFSSFTIGNCESQGMKDFMNESKLMDLLNSSDYVPTYEDKDGDWMLVGDVPWEMFVESCKRLRIMKGKEAIGLGLAPRAMAKSKNRS, encoded by the exons ATGGAGGTTGGCCTCAACAACGACAACATGGCCTTTGAGGAAACTGAACTAAGGCTTGGACTCCCTGGAGGAAACGCTGAAGAACTTCTAAGGAAGCGAGGTTTCTCTGAGACTCAAACTCAGGATCACACTGCCACCGTAGATTTGATGCTTAATCTTTCATCCAAGGAACCAGCCCCTGGACCAGATCCATCTCATAAACACAGCGACAACACCCTTCTCCCTGCAGATCCTGCTAAGCCTCCAGCCAA GGCACAGGTGGTGGGTTGGCCACCTGTGCGGTCGTTCCGGAAGAACATGTTAGCTGTGCAAAAGAGCATTGGAGAAGAGAGTGAGAAGAATAACAGCCCTAATGCAAGCTTTGTGAAAGTTAGCATGGATGGAGCACCTTATCTCCGCAAAGTGGACTTGAAGATGTATAAGAGTTACCGCGAGCTCTCTGATTCTTTAGGAAAAATGTTCAGCTCCTTCACCATTG GGAATTGTGAATCCCAAGGAATGAAGGATTTCATGAATGAGAGCAAACTGATGGATCTTTTGAACAGCTCTGATTATGTCCCAACCTATGAGGACAAGGATGGTGACTGGATGCTTGTCGGTGATGTTCCATGGGA GATGTTTGTTGAATCATGCAAGCGTTTACGCATCATGAAAGGAAAGGAGGCTATTGGTCTTGGTCTTG CACCAAGAGCCATGGCAAAAAGCAAGAACAGGAGCTAG